From a single Collibacillus ludicampi genomic region:
- the smpB gene encoding SsrA-binding protein SmpB, with the protein MAEVKEPKVLAQNRKASHDYFIEDTIECGIVLTGTEIKSIRQGRANLKDSFARVQHGEVFLHNMHISPYEQGNRFNVDPTRTRKLLLHRSQINKLIGQTREKGYSLVPLKLYVKNGFCKVLIGLAKGKKKYDKRQDIAKKDAAREIARAFREKQKY; encoded by the coding sequence ATGGCGGAAGTGAAAGAACCAAAAGTCCTGGCACAAAATCGTAAAGCCTCCCATGATTATTTCATTGAGGATACCATCGAGTGTGGTATTGTGTTAACAGGGACAGAGATCAAGTCGATACGTCAGGGACGAGCCAACCTCAAGGACAGCTTTGCGCGAGTGCAGCATGGCGAAGTTTTTCTTCATAATATGCACATTTCTCCTTATGAGCAGGGAAACCGGTTCAATGTGGATCCCACTCGTACCAGAAAGCTTCTCTTGCACCGTTCCCAGATCAACAAGTTGATCGGGCAGACAAGGGAGAAAGGATATTCGCTTGTACCGTTGAAGCTTTATGTGAAAAACGGTTTTTGCAAAGTGCTCATCGGCCTTGCGAAAGGAAAGAAGAAATACGATAAAAGGCAGGATATCGCGAAGAAAGATGCTGCTCGCGAAATCGCCCGTGCCTTCCGTGAAAAACAGAAATACTGA